A window of Erpetoichthys calabaricus chromosome 12, fErpCal1.3, whole genome shotgun sequence contains these coding sequences:
- the LOC114661544 gene encoding serine/threonine-protein kinase pim-3-like — protein MKMTTASPPYPHVIQLLDWFIGPNYIAIVMELPKCPMNLAEFMMSQGGFLNEEHAKRIFSQVVDAICFCHACWVFHRDMKPDNILIEMTTGNVKLIDFGCGAILEPDEEYDNFAGTLFYAPPEWLVVKRYRAVPATVWSLGVTMFEVLCGHVPFRDKKEIMNGTFGFSRELSTGRNFPGQWGVKPPVRY, from the exons ATGAAGATGACAACTGCTAGCCCTCCTTACCCCCATGTAATCCAGTTGCTTGACTGGTTCATTGGCCCAAACTACATAGCTATTGTCATGGAACTGCCCAAGTGTCCCATGAACCTGGCTGAGTTCATGATGAGCCAAGGGGGCTTCCTGAATGAAGAACATGCAAAGAGAATCTTCAGTCAGGTGGTGGATGCCATCTGTTTTTGCCATGCTTGCTGGGTGTTCCACCGAGATATGAAACCAGATAACATTCTGATTGAGATGACCACTGGGAATGTTAAACTGATTGACTTTGGCTGTGGGGCCATACTAGAGCCAGATGAGGAATATGACAACTTTGCTG GCACCCTGTTTTATGCCCCGCCGGAGTGGTTGGTAGTGAAGAGGTACAGAGCAGTCCCTGCAACGGTATGGTCACTGGGGGTCACGATGTTTGAGGTTCTGTGTGGACATGTGCCTTTTAGGGATAAAAAGGAGATCATGAATGGCACATTTGGCTTCTCCAGAGAACTCTCCACAGGTAGAAACTTCCCCGGTCAATGGGGAGTGAAACCCCCAGTCAGATATTGA